The Solanum pennellii chromosome 11, SPENNV200 genome contains a region encoding:
- the LOC107003935 gene encoding pectinesterase/pectinesterase inhibitor PPE8B-like produces the protein MDTMIITDNRSFVDGNRTYDTATVGVAGNGFIAQDITFRNNVGPIKHQAVTLRVDADLVSFYECHFDGYQDTLYVKRQSQSYCDCEIYGTIDFICGDATAVFQNCLIEACTPMARQYNTITEKHQELELFASGILFQNCTIKATHDLEKSVNVTTYLGRPWGLFSRTVIMESYIDRLIDPRGWVE, from the exons ATGGATACTATGATAATAACGGATAATAGAAGTTTTGTTGATGGCAACCGAACCTATGATACCGCAACCGTTG GGGTCGCTGGCAATGGCTTCATAGCTCAAGACATAACTTTTAGGAATAACGTCGGACCCATAAAACATCAGGCAGTGACATTACGAGTTGATGCAGATTTGGTGTCCTTTTATGAATGTCATTTCGACGGGTATCAAGACACCTTGTATGTGAAAAGACAAAGCCAGTCCTACTGCGATTGTGAAATCTATGGCACCATAGATTTTATATGTGGTGACGCAACCGCCGTGTTCCAAAACTGCTTGATTGAAGCTTGCACTCCAATGGCGAGGCAATATAACACAATCACAGAGAAACACCAAGAACTTGAGTTGTTTGCATCTGGAATACTGTTTCAAAATTGTACTATAAAGGCCACCCACGATTTGGAGAAATCGGTCAACGTCACGACATATTTAGGTCGTCCATGGGGTTTATTTTCTAGGACTGTGATAATGGAAAGTTATATCGATAGATTAATAGATCCTAGAGGATGGGTTGAGTGA